From Streptomyces sp. GSL17-111, one genomic window encodes:
- a CDS encoding sugar ABC transporter substrate-binding protein: MVHRTAAAALVTSAALIAATGCSSGFDSETKTEQDSSAQQHLTVLIASSGDAETKAVKDAAAAYAKESGHTVTVDVAKDINQQLAQSFAGNKPPDVFYVNSDQFANYADSGSLHAYGDQVEDVDDFSEQLRASFTHDGKLVCLPKDTSTLALAINTDLWTEAGLTEEDYPTTWAQLRTVAAKLTEGEVTGLVTNGEWARLGVFMKEAGGWITNADQTKMTADSPQNVEALTYVQSLLKSGSMKYASQVDTNWGGEALGKGRAAMTIEGNWLTGGMKADYPDVEYTVVPLPAGPSGQGTLAFSQCWGVAEDSSHRAAAVDLVTHLTSSTQQLKNAEAFGVMPSRTSAQTEYAEQNPAATAWVDAGAYAQGPVTIAGFDKVLTQFNTDLAGLATADPEEILADLQRNGEQALAKGE; encoded by the coding sequence ATGGTCCATCGCACGGCCGCCGCGGCCCTCGTCACCAGCGCGGCGCTGATAGCCGCCACCGGCTGCTCGTCGGGCTTCGACAGCGAGACGAAGACAGAGCAGGACTCCAGCGCCCAGCAGCATCTGACCGTGCTGATCGCCAGCTCGGGCGACGCGGAGACGAAGGCCGTCAAGGACGCGGCGGCGGCGTACGCGAAGGAGTCCGGCCACACGGTGACCGTGGACGTCGCCAAGGACATCAACCAGCAGCTCGCCCAGTCCTTCGCCGGGAACAAGCCGCCGGACGTCTTCTACGTCAACTCCGACCAGTTCGCCAACTACGCCGACAGCGGCTCCCTGCACGCCTACGGCGACCAGGTCGAGGACGTGGACGACTTCTCCGAGCAGTTGCGCGCCTCCTTCACCCACGACGGGAAGCTGGTGTGTCTGCCCAAGGACACCTCCACCCTCGCCCTCGCGATCAACACCGACCTGTGGACCGAGGCCGGGCTGACCGAGGAGGACTATCCGACCACCTGGGCCCAGCTGAGGACGGTCGCCGCGAAGCTCACCGAGGGCGAGGTCACCGGGCTGGTCACCAACGGCGAGTGGGCACGTCTCGGCGTCTTCATGAAGGAGGCCGGCGGCTGGATCACCAATGCCGACCAGACGAAGATGACCGCCGACAGTCCGCAGAACGTCGAAGCGCTCACGTACGTGCAGTCGCTGCTGAAGTCCGGCTCCATGAAGTACGCCAGCCAGGTCGACACCAACTGGGGCGGCGAGGCCCTCGGTAAGGGCAGGGCCGCGATGACCATCGAGGGCAACTGGCTCACCGGCGGCATGAAGGCCGACTACCCCGACGTGGAGTACACGGTGGTCCCGCTGCCCGCCGGCCCGTCCGGCCAGGGCACCCTCGCCTTCAGCCAGTGCTGGGGCGTGGCCGAGGACAGCAGCCACCGGGCGGCGGCCGTGGACCTCGTCACGCACCTCACGAGCAGCACGCAGCAGCTGAAGAACGCCGAGGCCTTCGGCGTGATGCCCTCCCGTACCAGCGCACAGACCGAGTACGCCGAGCAGAATCCCGCCGCCACGGCGTGGGTCGACGCAGGCGCCTACGCGCAGGGCCCGGTGACCATCGCCGGCTTCGACAAGGTCCTCACCCAGTTCAACACCGACCTCGCGGGACTGGCCACGGCCGACCCGGAAGAGATCCTCGCCGACCTCCAGCGCAACGGCGAGCAGGCGCTGGCGAAGGGCGAATGA
- a CDS encoding carbohydrate ABC transporter permease, translating to MSPRGTTSAVAGGGSRTADSPGAPDAPGGPGPAAASRTKPAPRVGRRSEGAWGWLFVSPMVIVLGLFLVLPTLMALWVSLLDWDGQSNPFSGQATFVGLDNYRTLLTQDGLDRTLFATSLRNNFYYVLLTVPLQTVVALGLALIVNQRMLRGRGALRTTFFFPSVTSSIAVSTIFLFLFQGSGAVNTLLSWLGVKGPNWFNDPRGVLSVLLGGLGVVDPDRPSGALADRSFMGLSWFEWLSGPSVAMCTIILLAVWTTSGTFMLIFLAALQNVPRELEESAAIEGVGRFQMLRHVTLPALRPVLFLVLTLGLIGTWQVFDQVYVMSQGAPGNTTLTPAFLSYSSAFGDADFGQGAAIAFLLLALILTMTGLQRYALRERTARPTRKR from the coding sequence ATGTCTCCCCGTGGCACCACATCCGCGGTGGCCGGCGGCGGCTCCCGGACGGCCGACTCGCCGGGCGCGCCTGACGCGCCCGGCGGGCCCGGCCCGGCAGCGGCGTCCCGCACCAAGCCCGCCCCGCGTGTGGGGCGCCGCTCCGAAGGGGCCTGGGGCTGGCTGTTCGTCAGCCCCATGGTGATCGTCCTCGGCCTGTTCCTGGTCCTGCCGACCCTGATGGCGCTGTGGGTGAGCCTGCTCGACTGGGACGGCCAGTCCAATCCCTTCAGCGGCCAGGCGACGTTCGTCGGACTCGACAACTACCGGACCCTGCTCACCCAGGACGGCCTCGACCGCACCCTCTTCGCGACCTCGCTGCGCAACAACTTCTACTACGTGCTGCTGACCGTGCCGCTGCAGACGGTCGTCGCCCTGGGCCTGGCGCTCATCGTCAACCAGCGGATGCTGCGCGGCCGAGGCGCCCTGCGCACCACGTTCTTCTTCCCCTCGGTGACCAGCTCGATCGCGGTCTCCACCATCTTCCTGTTCCTGTTCCAGGGCAGCGGCGCCGTCAACACCCTGCTGTCCTGGCTCGGGGTGAAGGGCCCGAACTGGTTCAACGACCCACGCGGAGTCCTTTCCGTCCTGCTCGGCGGCCTGGGCGTCGTCGACCCCGACCGTCCCTCGGGTGCCTTGGCCGACCGCTCCTTCATGGGACTGTCCTGGTTCGAATGGCTGTCCGGACCGTCCGTCGCCATGTGCACGATCATCCTGCTCGCCGTGTGGACGACCTCCGGCACCTTCATGCTGATCTTCCTCGCGGCCCTCCAGAACGTCCCCCGCGAACTGGAGGAATCGGCCGCCATCGAGGGCGTCGGCCGCTTCCAGATGCTGCGTCACGTCACGCTGCCCGCCCTGCGGCCCGTCCTCTTCCTCGTCCTCACTCTGGGCCTGATCGGCACCTGGCAGGTCTTCGACCAGGTGTACGTCATGAGCCAGGGCGCCCCCGGCAACACCACCCTCACGCCGGCCTTCCTGTCCTACTCCAGCGCCTTCGGCGACGCCGACTTCGGTCAGGGCGCGGCCATCGCCTTCCTGCTGCTCGCGCTGATCCTCACCATGACCGGCCTGCAGCGCTACGCGCTCCGCGAGCGCACCGCCCGCCCCACGAGGAAACGATGA
- a CDS encoding carbohydrate ABC transporter permease, with protein sequence MTTKSARSTTTRPARTVTARSARSQGLPVLGRFPVPLRILGYTAVAAVGLLYLMPFVIQLVTGFKTDPDAAAHPLGLIPTTPTTAAYERLFGLGQAADGVPFLRWLGNSAFIAVIVTVGRVLFDSMAGYALARLRFPGRTLLFGFILAVMAVPGIALLIPRFLVLNTFGLFDTYTGMILPLLVDAAGIFIMKQFFESIPREVEEAARVDGAGVFRIFWSVVLPMARPALITLTILSFQGSWNEFTHFLVATQSSQYETLTTGLARLVSGGLGGGTQYPLKLAAALLSTLPVAALFFCFQRYFVQDANAGAVKE encoded by the coding sequence ATGACCACCAAGTCCGCACGATCGACGACCACCAGACCCGCACGCACCGTGACCGCCAGGTCCGCACGGTCGCAAGGCCTCCCCGTGCTCGGCCGGTTCCCGGTGCCGCTGCGGATCCTCGGATACACGGCGGTGGCCGCGGTCGGACTCCTGTACCTCATGCCGTTCGTGATCCAGCTGGTGACCGGCTTCAAGACCGACCCGGACGCCGCCGCCCACCCACTCGGGCTGATCCCCACCACGCCCACGACCGCCGCCTACGAGCGCCTGTTCGGCCTTGGCCAAGCGGCGGACGGCGTGCCCTTCCTGCGCTGGCTGGGCAACTCGGCGTTCATCGCCGTCATCGTCACCGTCGGGCGCGTACTGTTCGACTCGATGGCCGGCTACGCCCTGGCCCGTCTGCGCTTCCCCGGCCGCACCCTGCTGTTCGGCTTCATCCTCGCCGTCATGGCGGTGCCCGGCATCGCCCTGCTGATCCCGCGCTTCCTGGTGCTCAACACCTTCGGGCTCTTCGACACCTACACCGGCATGATCCTGCCGCTGCTGGTCGACGCAGCGGGGATCTTCATCATGAAGCAGTTCTTCGAGTCGATCCCCCGCGAGGTCGAGGAGGCCGCACGCGTCGACGGCGCGGGCGTCTTCCGCATCTTCTGGTCGGTGGTCCTGCCGATGGCCCGCCCCGCCCTGATCACCCTCACGATCCTCTCCTTCCAGGGCTCGTGGAACGAGTTCACCCACTTCCTGGTGGCCACCCAGTCCAGCCAGTACGAGACCCTCACCACCGGCCTCGCCCGCCTCGTCTCCGGCGGCCTCGGCGGCGGCACGCAGTACCCGCTGAAACTGGCGGCCGCACTGCTGTCCACCCTGCCCGTCGCGGCCCTCTTCTTCTGCTTCCAGCGCTACTTCGTGCAGGACGCCAACGCCGGAGCCGTCAAGGAATAG
- a CDS encoding tetratricopeptide repeat protein: MTPDAPNALAREHERAQTLVEVGRLDEAAVLLGRLVAESPDSASLWFELSRCRLEQRDLAAGLSAAQEAVTADPQYAAGYYVLSKALCELRQYPAAVVAAREGVRLAPEAAMSHIMLARALRRFSDGLDDALVAARHAVEAEPDSYLAHFELGMVFAARRDGPEALRAMREAVRIDPHNPGARANLAVLERGERQKNVIEFTGEQMRTLAEDPQNVVLLHNINANLHRLLRRARWISLVCLLLAVLAARVFVTGDDATALPAPLGTRLYALAVVASLVSVCWWLTFRRLPSGAWHSVRRLCRRSRLVRSAPLAAAWCLLGAALLLVVPWTDRTVLQLITHLAWVPTVVAAYVDHSVRKLKDPFTLYATVR; this comes from the coding sequence GTGACACCCGACGCACCGAACGCGCTCGCCAGGGAGCATGAGCGCGCCCAGACGCTCGTGGAGGTCGGCAGACTTGACGAAGCGGCCGTGCTTCTCGGCCGTCTCGTCGCCGAGAGCCCCGACTCCGCATCCCTCTGGTTCGAACTGTCCCGGTGCCGACTTGAGCAGCGGGACCTGGCAGCCGGCCTCTCGGCAGCCCAGGAGGCGGTGACGGCGGATCCGCAGTACGCGGCGGGCTACTACGTCCTCAGCAAAGCGCTGTGTGAACTCCGCCAGTACCCGGCGGCGGTGGTCGCGGCTCGGGAGGGTGTGCGACTGGCTCCGGAGGCTGCCATGTCACACATCATGCTGGCCCGGGCGCTACGAAGGTTCTCAGACGGGCTGGACGACGCACTCGTCGCCGCTCGGCACGCCGTCGAGGCGGAGCCGGACTCGTACCTGGCGCACTTCGAACTGGGGATGGTCTTCGCGGCCCGCAGGGACGGGCCTGAGGCGCTCCGCGCCATGCGGGAGGCCGTCCGCATCGACCCGCACAACCCGGGAGCGCGCGCCAACCTCGCCGTGCTTGAGCGGGGCGAACGTCAGAAGAACGTCATCGAGTTCACCGGCGAGCAGATGCGAACCCTGGCCGAGGACCCGCAGAACGTGGTGCTGCTGCACAACATCAACGCCAACCTGCACCGTCTCCTGCGCCGCGCCCGCTGGATCTCTCTGGTCTGCCTTCTTCTCGCTGTCCTCGCCGCTCGTGTCTTCGTCACCGGGGACGACGCGACGGCGCTGCCCGCACCGCTGGGCACCCGGCTCTACGCGCTGGCGGTCGTGGCGTCGCTCGTCTCCGTGTGCTGGTGGCTGACGTTCCGGCGGCTGCCGTCAGGCGCCTGGCACAGCGTGCGCCGGCTCTGCCGACGCTCCCGCCTTGTCCGCAGCGCGCCACTCGCGGCGGCCTGGTGCCTGCTCGGCGCCGCGCTCCTCCTCGTCGTCCCCTGGACCGACCGCACGGTGCTTCAGCTGATCACTCACCTCGCCTGGGTGCCGACCGTGGTGGCCGCCTACGTGGACCATTCCGTGCGGAAGCTCAAGGACCCCTTCACTCTGTACGCGACCGTGCGGTGA
- a CDS encoding AAA family ATPase — translation MVEESPLIRSLRGAVAAAPEDVPLRLHLAEMLLAAGDGSAAVAEVAVALQHAPDDPEARALMARAVGGTSVPTPSLAEPSPPEAAGGFDWSRAEDEVADVVPPRFVTGSADEQGAPLRADGGEGGGGANDAEVWDVEAPGTVRLADVGGMREVKDRLEAAFLAPMRNPELRSLYGKSLRGGLLLYGPPGCGKTFMARAIAGELGAGFVNVSLSDVLDMWLGSSERNLRDIFAAARRNAPCVVFLDELDALGAKRSRVQHGGMRNTVNQLLTELDGVSGGNEGVFVLAATNHPWDVDTALRRPGRLDRTLLVLPPDEPAREAILRYHLRDRPIAGVDLTKLARRTDGFSGADLSHLCETASERALLDSVRTGEPRMIGMPDLLGAAKELRPSTEAWFAAARNVALYANEGGTYDDLLAHLKRRRLL, via the coding sequence CTGGTGGAAGAGTCGCCGTTGATCCGAAGCCTTCGGGGTGCTGTGGCCGCCGCGCCGGAGGACGTGCCGCTGCGCCTGCACCTCGCCGAGATGCTGTTGGCCGCCGGGGACGGCAGTGCGGCCGTGGCCGAGGTGGCCGTCGCGTTGCAGCACGCGCCGGACGACCCGGAGGCCCGCGCCCTCATGGCGCGTGCGGTCGGCGGCACCTCGGTGCCGACTCCAAGCCTCGCCGAGCCTTCGCCACCCGAAGCCGCCGGGGGGTTCGACTGGAGCAGGGCGGAGGACGAGGTCGCCGATGTCGTGCCGCCCCGTTTTGTCACCGGCTCCGCCGACGAACAGGGCGCACCCCTCCGGGCCGACGGCGGTGAGGGTGGCGGCGGCGCGAACGACGCCGAGGTCTGGGACGTCGAGGCGCCGGGCACGGTCCGGTTGGCTGACGTCGGCGGAATGCGAGAGGTCAAGGACCGCTTGGAGGCTGCCTTCCTCGCGCCGATGCGCAACCCCGAGTTGCGCAGCCTCTACGGCAAGAGTCTGCGCGGCGGCCTGCTCCTCTACGGCCCGCCCGGCTGCGGCAAGACGTTCATGGCGCGCGCGATCGCGGGCGAGCTGGGGGCCGGTTTCGTCAACGTCTCCCTCAGCGATGTGCTGGACATGTGGCTCGGCTCCTCCGAACGGAACCTGCGGGACATCTTCGCGGCTGCCCGACGGAACGCGCCCTGCGTGGTCTTCCTGGACGAGTTGGACGCGCTGGGTGCGAAGCGCAGCCGTGTCCAGCACGGCGGTATGCGCAACACCGTCAACCAGCTCCTCACCGAGCTTGACGGCGTCTCGGGTGGCAACGAGGGCGTTTTCGTCCTGGCGGCGACGAACCATCCCTGGGACGTCGACACCGCCCTGCGTCGCCCCGGCCGCCTCGACCGTACGCTGCTCGTGCTGCCGCCTGACGAGCCCGCCCGCGAGGCGATTCTGCGGTACCACCTCCGGGACCGTCCGATCGCCGGTGTGGACCTGACGAAACTCGCCCGTCGCACGGACGGTTTCTCGGGCGCCGACCTGTCCCACCTGTGTGAGACCGCTTCCGAACGCGCACTCCTGGACTCCGTCCGTACGGGCGAGCCCCGGATGATCGGCATGCCGGACCTGCTCGGGGCGGCGAAGGAGCTCCGACCGTCCACGGAGGCCTGGTTCGCCGCCGCCCGCAACGTCGCCCTGTACGCGAACGAGGGCGGGACCTACGACGATCTCCTCGCCCACCTGAAGCGGCGCAGGCTCCTGTGA
- a CDS encoding DUF6507 family protein: MTGWDLSVPGINGVLKDVMEIAGDLEGQVEKYGEHLESAAGYAGTLAMPGEPVPEAGLIGAALAEFAEATQEDLMFVAARAGKSLQGASDATSAYLTGDLDMAAAAQAEALKAPELDLPGQGQGE; the protein is encoded by the coding sequence ATGACGGGCTGGGATCTGTCGGTTCCCGGGATCAACGGTGTCCTGAAGGACGTCATGGAGATCGCCGGTGACCTCGAGGGCCAGGTCGAGAAGTACGGGGAGCACCTGGAGTCCGCGGCCGGGTACGCGGGGACGTTGGCGATGCCCGGTGAGCCGGTGCCGGAAGCGGGGCTGATCGGCGCCGCGCTGGCGGAGTTCGCCGAGGCCACGCAGGAGGACCTGATGTTCGTGGCCGCACGGGCGGGCAAGTCGCTCCAGGGCGCCTCCGATGCGACGAGTGCGTACCTGACGGGGGATCTGGACATGGCGGCGGCGGCACAGGCCGAGGCGCTCAAGGCCCCCGAGCTCGACCTCCCCGGCCAGGGCCAGGGCGAGTAG
- a CDS encoding pore-forming ESAT-6 family protein yields MVVAGEDRRSYDTGASSEVQGSLAGVIGQLEKVISDRDRQVKAAMADFQADGVSEQYHGAEQRWNNAANEVRAIVALLRGTLEKNDGTASQALQRAKAAVDGIG; encoded by the coding sequence ATGGTGGTGGCTGGTGAGGACCGGCGGAGTTACGACACGGGTGCTTCCTCGGAGGTGCAGGGAAGTCTGGCGGGGGTGATCGGCCAGCTGGAGAAGGTGATCAGCGACCGTGACCGCCAGGTGAAGGCGGCCATGGCCGATTTCCAGGCCGACGGGGTCTCGGAGCAGTACCACGGCGCCGAGCAGCGGTGGAACAACGCGGCGAACGAGGTCCGGGCGATCGTGGCGCTGCTGCGGGGCACGTTGGAGAAGAACGACGGGACGGCTTCGCAGGCGTTGCAGCGGGCGAAGGCGGCGGTTGACGGCATCGGCTGA
- a CDS encoding sensor histidine kinase encodes MTVSTDPPPGRDAERALPPPRAPLSAQTWREVAHLLSNLPVDLVGFVYVAVWLYTGALLAVTVVGLPVLAAGLVGCRQLGKFERGRARLLLDVDVPEPTPIRHRTHGGFFPWLWAALKDPVGWRHALYATVRLPWGVATFAVAFVSLFVAWPILPWLARGLTNVDRVLVRGLLAPSDELERRIAQLEEGRAVVSDAASADLRRIERDLHDGAQARLVALAMDLGLAKEKLAHDPDTAARMVDEAHGEVKLALQELRDLARGIHPAILTDRGLGPALTHLTTRCTVPTTVHTDLPHRPAPAIEAIAYFTLSELLQNISKHSNATHAHIDIWRTDDRLLLHTTDNGHGGATTTHGTGLTGLTERLHSVDGLLHIHSPHGGPTTITAELPWRDPDPGPDPGPAAEPDPGRTDAPKG; translated from the coding sequence ATGACCGTGAGCACCGATCCTCCGCCGGGACGCGACGCCGAGCGCGCACTGCCGCCGCCGCGTGCGCCGCTGAGCGCGCAGACGTGGCGTGAGGTCGCCCATCTGCTGTCCAACCTGCCGGTGGATCTCGTGGGCTTCGTCTACGTGGCCGTGTGGCTGTACACCGGCGCGCTGCTCGCGGTGACCGTGGTCGGGCTCCCGGTGCTGGCGGCCGGGCTCGTGGGCTGCCGGCAGCTGGGCAAGTTCGAACGGGGACGGGCCCGGCTGCTGCTGGACGTCGACGTCCCGGAGCCCACGCCGATCCGGCACCGTACGCACGGCGGGTTCTTCCCGTGGCTGTGGGCGGCGCTCAAGGACCCGGTGGGCTGGCGGCACGCGCTGTACGCGACGGTCCGGCTGCCGTGGGGCGTGGCGACGTTCGCGGTGGCCTTCGTCTCGCTCTTCGTCGCCTGGCCGATCCTGCCGTGGCTGGCGCGGGGGCTGACGAACGTGGACCGGGTGCTGGTGCGGGGGCTGCTGGCGCCCTCCGACGAACTGGAGCGCCGGATCGCGCAGTTGGAGGAGGGGCGTGCGGTGGTGTCGGACGCCGCGAGCGCGGACCTGCGGCGCATCGAACGCGACCTGCACGACGGCGCCCAGGCCCGCCTCGTCGCCCTCGCCATGGACCTCGGCCTCGCCAAGGAAAAACTCGCCCACGACCCCGACACCGCCGCCCGCATGGTCGACGAAGCCCACGGCGAAGTGAAACTCGCCCTCCAGGAACTCCGCGACCTCGCACGCGGCATCCACCCCGCCATCCTCACCGACCGAGGACTCGGCCCCGCCCTCACCCACCTCACCACCCGCTGCACCGTCCCCACCACCGTCCACACCGACCTCCCCCACCGCCCCGCACCCGCCATCGAAGCCATCGCCTACTTCACCCTCAGCGAACTCCTCCAGAACATCTCCAAACACAGCAACGCCACCCACGCCCACATCGACATCTGGCGCACCGACGACCGCCTCCTCCTCCACACCACCGACAACGGCCACGGCGGCGCCACCACCACCCACGGCACCGGACTCACCGGCCTCACCGAACGCCTCCACTCCGTCGACGGACTCCTCCACATCCACTCCCCCCACGGAGGCCCCACCACCATCACCGCCGAACTCCCCTGGCGCGACCCGGACCCCGGCCCGGACCCCGGCCCGGCAGCCGAACCGGACCCCGGCCGCACCGACGCCCCGAAAGGCTGA
- a CDS encoding sensor histidine kinase: MHVLRAPFSARAWRELGHVLTSLPVAVVVFSTLVTLVATSAGLLVTFVGVPLLAVTLLCARAFGAVERARARVLLGLDVPAPGPVRTPRGRSGPAARTVAVLKDGASWRHVLYGLVHFPWAVFSFSAGLALWSVGWGMLTYPLWSWSLPEPGTQLGENASGEPIYVDSPPELAAFSAVGALVVLLVPWWLRALTAVDRFLVAGLLGPTRLVERVWELEEGRAVVTDAASADLRRIERDLHDGAQARLVALAMDLGLAKEKLAHDPDTAARMVDEAHGEVKLALQELRDLARGIHPAILTDRGLGPALTHLTTRCTVPTTVHTDLPHRPAPAIEAIAYFTLSELLQNISKHSNATHAHIDIWRTDDRLLLHTTDNGHGGATTTHGTGLTGLTERLHSVDGLLHIHSPHGGPTTITAELPWRE, translated from the coding sequence ATGCACGTTCTGCGCGCCCCCTTCTCCGCGCGGGCCTGGCGGGAGCTCGGCCACGTCCTGACGAGCCTGCCCGTGGCCGTCGTCGTCTTCTCCACCCTCGTCACCCTGGTCGCGACGAGCGCGGGGCTGCTGGTGACGTTCGTCGGCGTCCCGCTGCTGGCCGTGACGCTGCTGTGCGCGCGGGCGTTCGGCGCCGTGGAACGGGCCCGGGCCCGCGTCCTGCTGGGCCTGGACGTGCCGGCGCCCGGGCCGGTGCGGACGCCGCGCGGCAGGAGCGGACCGGCGGCCCGGACCGTGGCCGTCCTCAAGGACGGCGCGAGCTGGCGGCACGTGCTGTACGGGCTCGTCCACTTCCCGTGGGCCGTCTTCTCCTTCAGCGCCGGGCTGGCCCTGTGGTCGGTCGGCTGGGGGATGCTGACGTACCCGCTGTGGAGCTGGTCGCTGCCCGAGCCGGGCACCCAGCTCGGCGAGAACGCCTCGGGCGAGCCGATCTACGTCGACTCACCGCCGGAGCTGGCCGCCTTCAGCGCCGTCGGGGCGCTGGTCGTGCTGCTCGTCCCGTGGTGGCTGCGGGCCCTGACGGCCGTCGACCGCTTCCTGGTCGCCGGGCTGCTCGGCCCGACGCGGCTGGTGGAGCGGGTGTGGGAGCTGGAGGAGGGGCGTGCGGTGGTGACGGACGCGGCCAGCGCGGACCTGCGGCGCATCGAACGCGACCTGCACGACGGCGCCCAGGCCCGCCTCGTCGCCCTCGCCATGGACCTCGGCCTCGCCAAGGAAAAACTCGCCCACGACCCCGACACCGCCGCCCGCATGGTCGACGAAGCCCACGGCGAAGTGAAACTCGCCCTCCAGGAACTCCGCGACCTCGCACGCGGCATCCACCCCGCCATCCTCACCGACCGAGGACTCGGCCCCGCCCTGACCCACCTCACCACCCGCTGCACCGTCCCCACCACCGTTCACACCGACCTCCCCCACCGCCCCGCACCCGCCATCGAAGCCATCGCCTACTTCACCCTCAGCGAACTCCTCCAGAACATCTCCAAACACAGCAACGCCACCCACGCCCACATCGACATCTGGCGCACCGACGACCGCCTCCTCCTCCACACCACCGACAACGGCCACGGCGGCGCCACCACCACCCACGGCACCGGACTCACCGGACTCACCGAACGCCTCCACTCCGTCGACGGACTCCTCCACATCCACTCCCCCCACGGAGGCCCCACCACCATCACCGCCGAACTCCCCTGGCGGGAGTGA
- a CDS encoding response regulator transcription factor — MGKSVRVVIAEDSVLLREGLTRLLTDRGHEVVAGVADGEALRRTVRALAGAQGLPDVVVADVRMPPTHTDEGLRASVELREEFPELGVLVLSQYVEEQYATELLAGSTRGVGYLLKDRVAEVSDFVDAVTRVAEGGTALDPEVVAQLLGRSRKQDVLAGLTPREREVLGLMAEGRTNAAVARQLVVSDGAVEKHVGNIFMKLGLAPSDGDHRRVLAVLTYLRS, encoded by the coding sequence ATGGGGAAGAGCGTGCGCGTGGTGATCGCCGAGGACTCGGTGCTGCTGCGCGAGGGGCTGACGCGGCTGCTGACCGACCGCGGCCACGAGGTGGTCGCCGGGGTGGCGGACGGCGAGGCGCTGCGCCGGACGGTGCGCGCGCTGGCCGGTGCGCAGGGGCTGCCGGACGTGGTGGTGGCGGACGTGCGGATGCCGCCGACGCACACGGACGAGGGGCTGCGGGCGTCGGTGGAGCTGCGGGAGGAGTTCCCCGAGCTGGGGGTGCTCGTCCTGTCGCAGTACGTGGAGGAGCAGTACGCGACCGAGCTGCTGGCCGGCTCGACGCGCGGGGTGGGGTATCTGCTCAAGGACCGGGTGGCGGAGGTGAGCGACTTCGTGGACGCGGTCACCCGGGTGGCGGAGGGCGGCACGGCGCTGGATCCGGAGGTCGTGGCGCAGCTGCTGGGCCGCAGCCGCAAGCAGGACGTCCTGGCCGGGCTGACACCCCGGGAGCGGGAGGTGCTGGGGCTGATGGCCGAGGGGCGCACGAACGCGGCCGTCGCGCGGCAGCTCGTGGTGAGCGACGGGGCGGTGGAGAAGCACGTCGGCAACATCTTCATGAAGCTGGGCCTGGCGCCGAGTGACGGAGATCACCGTCGAGTGCTCGCGGTCCTCACCTATCTCCGGTCGTAG